A single Terriglobales bacterium DNA region contains:
- a CDS encoding glycosyltransferase family 1 protein, with the protein MKVAIDIRRIADFGVGTYIRNIIRALGRLDQENHYIMIGAPERVREIGPLPPNFKSVTLTAPEVSFRGYSQFRAIVRRLGCDLVHIPHLSWVPQSILCPYVITVHDVLEHMYRARNHSGLRRAAHFHLTRRVLNGAERIFAVSNFTKREVEALFHVPGSKIEVVYNAIDERFRQGHATEADRQFIAERYQVNYPFLLYAGRISPHKNVGRIIEAFSALKAELEKQDKFPDLKLIIIGDELSRQPELRRTVIRSAVQNDVRFLGFVPIEVLRIFYDSAKLFVFPSLYEGFGLPPLEAMSHGTPVVTSNTTSLPEVVAGAAVLVNPENVFEIMHGLHRVLLDQGLREKLKQRGYDQASRFSWEATANRMLAVYKEVAGGEKIRTGGEKIPVPATAGNLKQGS; encoded by the coding sequence GTGAAGGTGGCCATTGATATCCGCCGGATCGCCGACTTCGGGGTCGGTACCTATATCCGCAACATAATCCGGGCCTTGGGACGGCTGGACCAGGAAAATCACTACATCATGATCGGCGCACCGGAGCGGGTGCGCGAAATTGGGCCACTCCCCCCAAATTTTAAAAGCGTCACGCTGACCGCGCCCGAGGTCTCGTTCCGTGGCTACTCCCAGTTCCGCGCCATTGTGCGGCGGCTGGGTTGCGACCTGGTCCACATTCCCCACCTCTCCTGGGTACCGCAATCCATCTTGTGTCCTTATGTCATTACGGTGCACGACGTGCTGGAGCACATGTATCGAGCGCGCAACCACTCTGGTTTACGGCGAGCAGCGCATTTCCATCTCACGCGCAGGGTGCTGAACGGCGCCGAGCGCATATTTGCGGTCTCAAACTTCACCAAGCGGGAGGTCGAAGCTCTATTTCACGTCCCCGGCAGCAAAATAGAAGTGGTTTACAACGCTATTGACGAGCGTTTCCGGCAGGGCCACGCGACTGAGGCTGACCGGCAATTCATTGCAGAGCGTTATCAGGTCAATTATCCGTTCCTGCTTTATGCTGGCAGGATCAGCCCACACAAAAATGTTGGGCGAATCATCGAGGCGTTCTCCGCGCTGAAGGCAGAATTGGAGAAGCAAGACAAATTCCCGGACCTGAAGCTGATCATTATCGGGGATGAACTCTCACGTCAGCCGGAACTGCGCCGCACCGTGATTCGAAGCGCTGTGCAAAATGACGTGCGCTTTCTTGGTTTTGTGCCCATCGAGGTGCTGCGCATTTTCTACGACTCAGCGAAACTTTTTGTTTTTCCATCGCTGTATGAGGGCTTCGGCCTGCCGCCGCTGGAGGCCATGTCGCATGGCACGCCCGTAGTCACATCCAACACCACCTCACTGCCGGAAGTCGTGGCCGGGGCGGCAGTCCTGGTGAATCCAGAGAATGTTTTTGAAATTATGCACGGACTGCACCGTGTGCTGCTCGATCAGGGTTTGCGTGAAAAGCTAAAACAACGGGGATACGATCAGGCGAGCCGCTTCTCTTGGGAGGCCACGGCAAACCGCATGTTGGCCGTGTACAAGGAAGTGGCGGGCGGCGAAAAAATACGCACCGGGGGAGAGAAAATACCCGTCCCCGCCACTGCTGGAAACCTTAAACAGGGTTCCTGA
- a CDS encoding outer membrane lipoprotein-sorting protein: MHRELLTLGSLILAIAVVSGYGQKVASPSAGNLPMDGRAPASKDIKDQSVKADVPGIVTHLEQAQLASREHLRAYSVTRDYRFFAQGNDKPDSEVMARINFVPPDTKTYSIEEVQGNSRGAKIVRQILDHEAKLAHGSQNYGLTSATYDFQYVGREWVDGRACHVLAVEPKHKSEDLVEGRVWVDERTYLPLKVEGDLSKSPSWWIKKLHVSLAFGSVDGMWLQTTSRAVAQIRLFGEHIFISRALNFQTGDVVAQSQGPSSVATDARLSSAVRPRASHTRRTLSNPTIIGAGVLAK; this comes from the coding sequence ATGCATCGCGAGTTACTCACTCTCGGGTCCTTGATTCTGGCGATCGCCGTGGTATCTGGCTACGGTCAGAAGGTTGCGTCCCCGTCAGCCGGCAATCTCCCCATGGATGGTCGCGCGCCCGCAAGCAAAGACATTAAAGATCAGTCAGTTAAAGCCGATGTGCCAGGAATTGTCACCCATCTGGAGCAAGCGCAGCTGGCCAGCCGTGAGCACCTGCGCGCTTATAGCGTCACCCGCGACTACCGCTTCTTTGCCCAGGGCAACGACAAGCCGGACTCCGAGGTGATGGCGCGGATCAATTTTGTCCCTCCAGATACCAAAACTTATTCCATCGAGGAAGTCCAGGGGAACTCGCGCGGGGCCAAGATCGTCCGCCAGATCCTGGATCATGAGGCCAAATTGGCCCATGGAAGCCAAAACTACGGGCTTACATCCGCGACTTACGACTTCCAATATGTGGGACGTGAGTGGGTGGACGGTCGCGCCTGCCATGTGCTGGCTGTGGAGCCAAAACACAAGAGCGAAGATCTGGTGGAGGGCCGGGTGTGGGTGGACGAAAGAACCTATCTTCCGCTCAAGGTTGAGGGCGACCTAAGCAAGAGTCCATCATGGTGGATCAAAAAACTTCACGTTAGCCTTGCATTCGGGAGCGTGGACGGAATGTGGCTGCAGACCACCTCGCGTGCCGTGGCTCAAATACGTCTCTTCGGCGAACATATCTTCATCTCACGAGCCTTGAACTTTCAGACCGGAGATGTCGTTGCTCAAAGCCAGGGTCCGTCTTCTGTCGCCACGGATGCCAGATTGAGCAGCGCTGTGCGGCCTCGAGCAAGCCATACCAGACGCACGCTTTCAAACCCAACCATTATTGGCGCCGGCGTTTTGGCGAAATAG
- a CDS encoding chloride channel protein, translated as MSATEVSPVLDVAGDVQRRRLLYRLGLSEDHFFLVLAIFIGVLSGLAVVCFRVCIEWLRFVLLGPTLEPHNTRLLLAPGIAGLVVAVLVMRIFPRVRGSGVNQTKAALYIYDGYIPLRTAVGKFITSALAIGAGHSLGPEDPSLQIGASLASALGRWLHLSREKLRLIAPVGAAAGLAAAFNAPISAVLFVIEEVIGRWSAGILGSVVLSAVSSVVIARWFLGSEPLFHIPPVTSVRPGELAAYVVLGLVGGVASVVFAKGVAAARARLKAAPQWTQYFQPAVAGLLIGLIGYLGVPHVMGAGYVFIDQAMHDQFTWEFLGILAGLKILATTLSFTSGTPGGMFAPTLFIGAMLGGAVGGFERHFFPHMAGSVGTYALVGMGVLFAGFLRAPMTSVFMVLEVSGNYSIIIPVMVANTIAYLISRSLQPTPIFDLLSRQDGVELPSLEQQREQPILRVEDAMRTPAVAVVEADELLEPALKRVQRLPGDTVFVRLSPIGWNRVERSSLQALVAAGHGDLTVGAALSSPALPYLHPDQPLDTALLYLHDLAEIPVVHRADFRKLEGIISLEDVIRRYGLQGRNRE; from the coding sequence ATGAGTGCTACCGAAGTGAGCCCAGTGCTAGATGTTGCTGGCGATGTACAGCGGCGTCGCTTGCTCTACCGTTTGGGATTGTCGGAAGACCATTTCTTCCTGGTTCTCGCCATCTTCATTGGAGTCCTCTCTGGTCTGGCCGTAGTGTGCTTTCGGGTTTGCATTGAGTGGCTTCGCTTCGTGCTGCTGGGCCCTACTTTAGAACCCCACAATACTCGCTTGTTACTGGCCCCCGGCATCGCCGGGCTTGTAGTTGCGGTGTTGGTGATGAGGATTTTTCCTCGAGTCAGGGGCAGTGGCGTCAACCAGACCAAAGCCGCGCTCTACATCTATGACGGCTATATTCCTCTTCGCACGGCGGTGGGGAAGTTCATCACCTCTGCACTGGCGATCGGGGCGGGGCACTCTCTCGGACCCGAAGATCCGTCGCTGCAGATCGGTGCATCACTGGCGTCAGCACTCGGACGCTGGTTGCATCTCTCACGAGAGAAGTTGCGCTTGATTGCCCCGGTTGGAGCTGCGGCAGGTTTGGCGGCTGCTTTTAATGCCCCAATCTCCGCCGTCCTGTTTGTAATCGAGGAGGTCATTGGACGTTGGAGCGCGGGCATACTAGGTTCGGTAGTTCTCTCAGCAGTCTCTAGCGTCGTCATTGCACGCTGGTTCCTCGGGTCGGAGCCTTTGTTTCACATCCCGCCGGTCACCTCAGTACGCCCTGGTGAGTTGGCCGCATACGTGGTTTTGGGGCTGGTCGGTGGAGTTGCTTCTGTCGTATTCGCGAAAGGTGTCGCGGCCGCGCGCGCTCGCCTGAAGGCCGCACCGCAATGGACGCAGTATTTTCAGCCTGCGGTTGCGGGTCTGCTGATTGGACTCATCGGCTATCTCGGTGTGCCGCATGTCATGGGCGCGGGATACGTCTTCATTGACCAGGCGATGCACGATCAATTTACGTGGGAGTTCCTGGGGATTTTGGCAGGACTGAAGATCCTGGCGACTACGCTTTCATTTACCAGCGGCACGCCGGGAGGGATGTTTGCTCCGACCTTGTTCATCGGCGCAATGCTGGGTGGAGCAGTGGGAGGTTTTGAACGCCACTTTTTCCCCCACATGGCCGGCTCCGTAGGAACATATGCTTTGGTGGGCATGGGCGTATTGTTCGCCGGTTTTCTGCGGGCCCCCATGACATCCGTCTTCATGGTGCTGGAAGTCAGCGGGAATTACTCAATCATAATTCCGGTGATGGTAGCGAACACCATCGCGTATCTCATCTCCCGCAGCCTGCAACCCACTCCAATTTTTGACCTGCTCTCAAGACAGGACGGCGTCGAGTTGCCGTCGCTCGAGCAGCAGCGTGAACAACCCATCCTGCGCGTGGAGGACGCAATGCGGACCCCGGCCGTCGCCGTCGTAGAAGCAGACGAGCTGTTGGAACCTGCTCTGAAGCGAGTGCAACGTCTTCCAGGAGACACCGTCTTTGTTCGACTGTCACCGATAGGATGGAACCGGGTTGAAAGGAGCTCGCTGCAGGCCCTGGTGGCAGCAGGACACGGCGACCTTACCGTGGGAGCGGCTCTGAGCAGTCCTGCGCTACCTTATTTGCATCCCGACCAGCCTCTCGATACTGCGCTGCTTTACTTACATGATCTGGCTGAGATTCCGGTGGTTCACCGCGCCGATTTTCGAAAGCTCGAGGGCATAATTTCTCTAGAGGATGTGATTAGGCGCTACGGCTTACAAGGCAGGAATCGAGAATAA
- a CDS encoding tetratricopeptide repeat protein: MVLGLLLMLGALGTVDYFATRAYHAREDAYGRQFFAKGDAELQRGRPEPAIAALRVALMYSRGNPRYRLRLAQALTAANHPNEARAYLEGLFEEEPGNGVVNLQLARLAAQHGDVPDAIRFFHAAIYGFWPDEPGINRRQARLDLIDFLLRNKMNTQAQSELVALAADLPNDVPLRLRVAGLFTRVPDYRSALGLYRSVLQLAPGNQNGAAGAGEAAFQLAQYGLAGHYLRDAVVEDPKDSRSDQLLSTVNLMSVVNPSRRGLTLRERATRSVSAFTQAGDRLKQCAESKGQSLSNLDSTSDLEALYMQWKQMSPGITSARLRRQPEFIDAAMDLVFQIEDQTSRLCGTPTGTDLALLLLSRRREDPER, from the coding sequence GTGGTTCTCGGTCTCCTGCTCATGCTCGGCGCTCTTGGAACAGTGGATTATTTCGCCACCCGGGCATACCACGCGCGGGAGGACGCCTACGGAAGACAATTCTTTGCCAAAGGCGACGCGGAACTACAGCGTGGACGGCCGGAACCGGCCATCGCAGCCCTTCGAGTTGCGCTCATGTATTCACGAGGGAACCCGCGCTACCGCCTGCGCCTGGCTCAGGCCCTAACCGCCGCCAACCATCCCAATGAGGCGCGGGCCTACCTGGAGGGTCTTTTTGAGGAAGAGCCCGGCAACGGGGTTGTCAACTTGCAATTGGCTCGCCTCGCTGCTCAGCACGGCGACGTTCCAGATGCAATTCGATTTTTTCATGCCGCGATTTACGGATTCTGGCCGGACGAGCCAGGCATAAATCGCCGCCAGGCGAGGCTCGATCTCATTGACTTTCTACTCCGCAATAAAATGAATACGCAGGCCCAATCCGAACTGGTGGCGCTCGCAGCCGACCTGCCTAACGACGTGCCCCTGCGCCTCCGTGTTGCTGGCTTGTTCACGAGGGTTCCGGACTACCGCAGCGCGCTGGGGCTGTATCGTTCCGTCCTGCAGCTGGCGCCGGGAAATCAGAACGGAGCAGCCGGAGCAGGAGAAGCCGCTTTCCAACTCGCGCAATACGGTCTCGCTGGCCACTATTTGCGTGACGCAGTGGTGGAAGATCCGAAGGATTCCCGCTCTGACCAGTTGCTCTCAACCGTAAATCTGATGAGCGTTGTGAACCCCTCCCGCCGGGGATTGACCCTCCGCGAACGAGCCACCAGGAGCGTGTCGGCCTTTACGCAGGCTGGCGATCGCCTCAAACAGTGTGCCGAGTCGAAAGGTCAGAGTTTGAGCAATCTGGACTCGACGTCCGATTTGGAAGCGCTGTACATGCAATGGAAACAGATGAGTCCCGGCATAACTTCGGCGAGGCTTCGGCGCCAGCCGGAGTTCATTGATGCCGCCATGGATCTAGTGTTTCAAATTGAAGACCAGACCAGCAGACTTTGTGGCACGCCCACCGGAACTGATCTTGCCCTTCTCCTGCTCTCCCGCCGCCGGGAAGACCCTGAACGTTGA
- the hpnI gene encoding bacteriohopanetetrol glucosamine biosynthesis glycosyltransferase HpnI, whose protein sequence is MQIQLALQIFCAVMAVCGIGFYALSIWSARQYIRERRAARGARGDAFTPPVSILKPLRGTDPHMYESFRSHCLLDYPEYELIFGVSEPDDPVIPLVERLKLEFPQRSIQLVHCSRDLGPNTKVSNLIQMLPLAKYEYVLVNDSDIHVPSDYLRQIMQPFQSPEAGLVTCLYRGHAGTSIGSRLEAIGISTEFMPGVLTARKIEHGMHFALGSTLAMRREALQAIGGFDPLLDYLADDFELGYRISQTSFEVALADVIVDTSVPDYSLGEFFNHQLRWGRSTRDSRRYGYLGLAFTFGLPWAILAVIFSRGAPWAWALLGTVLITRLLMATVVGHGVLHDRQVWRDLWLVPMRELVAAIIWLGSFVGHTITWRGRKFLLRDKRLYPAA, encoded by the coding sequence ATGCAAATCCAGCTAGCTCTCCAGATCTTTTGCGCAGTGATGGCGGTCTGTGGAATCGGCTTCTATGCGTTGTCCATCTGGAGTGCGCGGCAATACATACGAGAACGCCGTGCGGCAAGAGGCGCCCGTGGTGACGCATTTACCCCGCCGGTTTCGATACTCAAGCCGCTGCGCGGCACTGATCCGCACATGTACGAGAGCTTCCGTAGCCATTGCTTGCTGGATTATCCAGAATACGAGCTCATTTTCGGCGTCAGCGAGCCCGATGATCCGGTGATTCCACTGGTTGAGCGGCTGAAATTGGAATTTCCCCAACGCTCGATCCAGTTAGTCCACTGTTCTCGCGACCTCGGCCCCAACACCAAGGTCAGCAATCTGATTCAGATGCTGCCGCTGGCCAAGTACGAATATGTGCTGGTGAACGATAGCGATATTCACGTCCCGAGCGATTACCTCCGGCAAATCATGCAGCCATTTCAAAGTCCGGAGGCCGGCCTCGTTACTTGCTTGTACCGGGGCCATGCCGGAACGTCCATCGGCTCACGGCTGGAGGCGATCGGCATCAGCACGGAATTTATGCCGGGAGTGCTGACCGCCAGAAAGATTGAGCATGGCATGCACTTTGCTCTGGGCTCTACTCTGGCGATGCGTCGGGAAGCCCTGCAGGCAATCGGAGGCTTTGATCCGCTGTTGGATTATCTGGCCGACGATTTCGAACTCGGTTATCGGATTTCGCAGACTAGCTTTGAGGTTGCGCTTGCCGACGTAATCGTTGACACGTCAGTTCCGGATTACTCGCTGGGCGAGTTCTTTAATCATCAATTGCGTTGGGGAAGGAGCACTCGGGATTCCCGGCGCTATGGCTATCTGGGGTTGGCATTCACATTCGGACTGCCCTGGGCCATTCTCGCCGTGATTTTTTCACGAGGAGCGCCCTGGGCATGGGCTTTGTTGGGCACGGTGCTAATCACCCGATTGCTGATGGCGACGGTTGTCGGTCACGGGGTGTTGCACGACCGGCAAGTCTGGCGCGATCTTTGGCTAGTTCCGATGCGAGAACTGGTGGCAGCAATTATCTGGCTGGGGAGCTTCGTCGGCCACACCATCACTTGGCGCGGCCGCAAATTCTTACTTCGTGACAAGCGGTTGTATCCCGCCGCCTAG
- a CDS encoding glycosyltransferase family 39 protein, translated as MIVLLWAVIYIPGLFTPPLLDDADSVHAEAAREMLVRHDWVTLYANGIRYLEKAPFMYWGIAASFKLFGVSEWSARLPLALGVLALLLATYGLGKRAYGEVGGFYSALVLATCLGIYLFTRFQIPDVLVALWLALGFYFFLRTLKEQPPSRLACWGLAGTVALNVLTKGLIGLVFPGAIIFTFLLLTGNLRHLLRMRLLSSAAVFLAIAAPWHILAALRNPTQGSVRGFLWFYFVNEHFLRYLNKRVPRDYDTVPLLVFWGLLLLWLAPWSAFLPQAIRSIPLRLRSLRSGLNHEQRANLLFAIWALVIVFFFSFSTRQEYYTLPGVPALALLIGGWLARESVAAPESPDRRAGRISSGILFAIGVLGCAVGLLLLSWSRAVPPGSDLAELLRKNPQDYALSFGHIFDLTPQALGVFRDPLLGVSLALLLGTGLNWLFRRRGAPANGNLALAAMMVALLSCVHAALVTFSPILSSKQLAVAIQKEYRPGDVIVIAGEYEQGSTLNFYTGVPVRILHARSANLWYGSFFPDAPQVFETQDSFERLWKGASRVFLWSDQEQPPQLSGLTSYELAHGGGKYIYTNQAVAH; from the coding sequence ATGATTGTCCTTCTCTGGGCAGTCATTTATATTCCGGGGCTTTTCACGCCCCCCTTGCTCGACGACGCGGATTCAGTCCACGCCGAAGCTGCACGTGAAATGCTGGTCCGCCATGACTGGGTGACGCTCTACGCCAATGGAATTCGTTATTTGGAGAAAGCCCCTTTTATGTACTGGGGCATTGCCGCTAGTTTCAAGCTGTTCGGCGTAAGCGAATGGAGCGCACGTCTGCCCCTGGCGCTCGGCGTTTTGGCGCTGCTGCTCGCCACCTACGGTCTGGGAAAACGCGCCTATGGCGAAGTGGGCGGATTCTACTCTGCATTGGTGCTCGCCACCTGCCTGGGAATTTACCTCTTCACCCGTTTTCAGATCCCCGACGTCTTGGTTGCCCTCTGGTTGGCGCTCGGTTTTTATTTTTTCCTGCGCACGCTCAAAGAGCAGCCGCCATCGCGGTTGGCGTGTTGGGGATTAGCTGGGACTGTCGCCCTCAATGTGCTCACCAAAGGGTTGATCGGGCTCGTCTTCCCGGGTGCAATCATATTCACCTTCCTGCTGCTCACCGGGAATCTGCGCCACTTGCTGCGGATGCGCTTGCTCTCCAGTGCCGCGGTGTTTTTGGCGATTGCCGCGCCCTGGCACATCCTGGCGGCGCTTCGCAATCCCACCCAGGGCAGCGTGCGCGGGTTTCTTTGGTTTTATTTCGTAAACGAACACTTCCTGCGTTATCTGAACAAGCGAGTGCCCCGCGACTACGATACCGTGCCGTTGCTTGTCTTCTGGGGACTACTCTTGCTGTGGCTGGCGCCGTGGAGTGCATTTCTGCCGCAAGCCATACGTAGCATTCCATTGCGGCTGCGCAGCCTGCGTTCAGGGCTGAACCACGAGCAACGCGCCAATTTGTTGTTTGCCATCTGGGCGTTGGTGATTGTCTTCTTCTTCAGTTTCTCTACTCGCCAGGAGTACTACACGCTCCCTGGGGTGCCCGCACTGGCACTGCTGATTGGAGGCTGGCTGGCACGAGAATCAGTGGCGGCTCCGGAATCACCGGATCGGCGGGCGGGGAGAATCTCGTCCGGAATCTTGTTCGCAATCGGCGTTCTCGGTTGCGCAGTCGGATTGCTGCTGTTGTCATGGTCGCGCGCCGTTCCGCCCGGCAGTGACCTCGCGGAACTGCTCAGGAAGAATCCGCAGGATTACGCTCTCTCCTTCGGACACATCTTTGATTTAACTCCGCAGGCGCTCGGAGTGTTTCGCGATCCTCTACTGGGAGTCAGCCTGGCGCTGCTGCTCGGCACGGGATTGAACTGGCTGTTCCGCCGGCGCGGCGCGCCGGCGAACGGCAATCTGGCGCTGGCAGCCATGATGGTGGCCCTGCTCTCCTGCGTGCATGCGGCTTTGGTTACCTTCTCGCCGATTCTCTCCTCCAAGCAGCTTGCGGTGGCGATTCAGAAAGAATACCGGCCGGGAGACGTGATTGTGATCGCCGGCGAATACGAACAGGGTTCTACGTTGAACTTCTACACCGGAGTCCCGGTGCGCATCCTGCACGCGCGCAGCGCGAATCTTTGGTATGGATCATTCTTCCCTGACGCGCCGCAGGTCTTCGAGACCCAGGATTCATTCGAACGCCTGTGGAAGGGCGCATCGCGCGTGTTTCTCTGGAGCGACCAGGAGCAACCTCCCCAGCTATCCGGTCTGACTTCCTACGAATTGGCCCACGGCGGGGGGAAATACATCTACACGAATCAGGCTGTGGCGCACTAG
- a CDS encoding carbohydrate-binding family 9-like protein — translation MHKFLVSFFILATALVQASPVKTALAPDADSPYTSQLHIASTFAMQDFVLDGNLEKDVWRRTQHVRFDTDWTGKRNFPELATEVASLWTEKFVYFAFRCKYSTLNVYEGEDSRKERWGLWERDVVEVFLNPEPARVKHYYEFEVAPNNQWVDLEINLDKHPFNAAAWDSGFEHVTRIDAQRNIWICEMRIPLSALKARLKTGEVWRINFFRADGQGDDASRKFLCWSSVPASKANFHTPTRFGTIRFVR, via the coding sequence ATGCACAAATTTCTGGTGTCATTTTTTATCCTGGCAACCGCGCTTGTGCAGGCGTCGCCAGTGAAGACCGCTTTAGCACCCGACGCCGACAGCCCGTACACCAGCCAGCTCCATATCGCTTCGACATTTGCCATGCAAGACTTCGTCCTCGATGGCAACCTGGAAAAAGATGTCTGGAGGCGAACGCAGCATGTTCGTTTCGACACCGACTGGACGGGCAAGCGCAATTTTCCAGAACTGGCTACGGAAGTTGCCAGTCTGTGGACGGAAAAGTTCGTTTACTTTGCCTTCCGCTGTAAGTATTCGACCTTGAATGTTTATGAAGGCGAAGACTCTAGAAAAGAGCGTTGGGGACTGTGGGAGCGCGATGTGGTGGAGGTGTTCCTAAACCCGGAGCCCGCGCGAGTGAAGCACTATTATGAGTTCGAGGTTGCGCCCAATAATCAATGGGTGGACCTGGAAATCAATCTCGACAAGCATCCCTTCAACGCGGCTGCCTGGGATTCAGGTTTCGAGCACGTGACTCGCATTGATGCCCAGCGGAACATTTGGATATGTGAGATGCGCATCCCCCTGAGCGCACTCAAGGCCAGATTGAAAACGGGCGAGGTGTGGCGGATTAACTTCTTCCGCGCTGATGGCCAGGGTGATGACGCTTCACGCAAATTCCTCTGTTGGAGTTCTGTGCCCGCTTCTAAAGCCAACTTCCATACTCCCACGCGATTCGGCACCATTCGCTTCGTTAGGTAG
- the pckA gene encoding phosphoenolpyruvate carboxykinase (ATP): MSTAAQPDLAELLRQEKVHRNDSAAILVEHSIARHEARLASNGSLVGYTGRTGRSPKDKFIVKDALTAENVHWGAVNQPFEPSRFDALYDRVVEYLRGRELFVQDLYAGADPEYRLPVRVVTELAWHSLFARQLFIRPSSGDLQNHQPEFTVIGAPDFNADPLRDGTNSGAFILLNFARKIVLIGGTAYAGEIKKSVFSVMNFILPPRDVFPMHCSANIGKDGTTALFFGLSGTGKTTLSADPDRRLIGDDEHGWSQNGVFNFEGGCYAKCIRLSQQREPQIWNALRFGAVLENVVLQPETHVPNYDDESITENTRAAYPVEFIDNAQIPGIGTHPKHIVFLTADAFGVLPPISRLNPEQAMYHFLSGYTAKVAGTEAGMGNEPQATFSTCFASPFIPLRPKVYAEMLGRRMREHSAQCWLVNTGWQGGKYGVGKRMDLSYTRAMVRAAVEGLLTNAEFETEPAFGLSLPKAVPAVPRELLNPRNAWPDKTAYDRAAAELADRFVKNFERFEVSDEIRAAGPRPSRK; the protein is encoded by the coding sequence ATGTCAACGGCCGCTCAACCCGATTTAGCTGAACTGCTGCGCCAGGAAAAGGTGCACCGCAACGATTCAGCCGCCATCCTGGTGGAACATTCCATTGCGCGACACGAAGCACGTCTGGCGAGCAACGGCTCTCTGGTGGGGTATACCGGCCGTACCGGTCGTTCCCCCAAAGACAAATTCATTGTCAAAGACGCGCTTACTGCGGAAAACGTGCATTGGGGCGCCGTCAATCAGCCATTTGAGCCCTCCAGATTCGATGCCCTCTATGACCGGGTGGTGGAATATCTCCGCGGGCGCGAGCTCTTCGTCCAAGACCTGTACGCTGGCGCCGACCCCGAGTACCGCCTCCCGGTGCGGGTCGTGACTGAGCTCGCCTGGCACAGTTTGTTTGCCCGCCAGTTGTTTATTCGCCCCAGTAGTGGCGACCTGCAGAATCATCAACCCGAGTTCACGGTGATTGGTGCTCCCGACTTCAACGCCGATCCATTACGGGATGGCACCAATTCGGGAGCGTTCATCCTTTTGAACTTCGCCCGCAAGATTGTGCTGATCGGGGGCACGGCTTACGCTGGCGAAATCAAGAAGTCTGTTTTCAGTGTGATGAACTTCATCCTGCCGCCACGTGACGTTTTTCCCATGCATTGCTCTGCCAACATCGGCAAGGATGGAACTACAGCTCTTTTCTTCGGCCTTTCGGGAACGGGTAAAACCACCCTCTCAGCCGATCCCGATCGCCGGCTCATCGGTGACGACGAGCACGGCTGGAGTCAGAATGGGGTGTTCAATTTCGAAGGCGGCTGCTATGCCAAGTGCATTCGGCTCTCACAGCAGCGGGAGCCACAGATCTGGAATGCACTGCGTTTTGGCGCTGTCTTGGAGAATGTTGTGCTCCAGCCGGAGACGCACGTTCCCAATTACGACGACGAAAGCATTACGGAGAACACGCGAGCGGCTTACCCGGTGGAGTTCATTGATAACGCGCAGATTCCTGGCATTGGCACTCATCCCAAACATATCGTCTTTTTAACCGCTGACGCGTTTGGTGTGCTCCCCCCCATCTCGCGGCTCAACCCTGAACAGGCTATGTATCACTTCCTTTCCGGATACACCGCCAAAGTGGCAGGTACTGAAGCGGGCATGGGAAACGAGCCGCAAGCTACGTTTTCTACCTGCTTCGCCTCACCTTTTATTCCCCTTCGGCCGAAGGTCTACGCCGAGATGCTTGGGCGCCGCATGCGTGAGCACAGCGCTCAATGCTGGCTGGTGAATACCGGGTGGCAAGGCGGGAAATATGGCGTTGGCAAGCGCATGGACCTAAGTTACACCCGCGCCATGGTGCGAGCTGCAGTTGAGGGCCTGCTCACGAACGCTGAATTCGAAACCGAACCCGCATTTGGATTGAGCCTTCCGAAGGCCGTCCCCGCTGTGCCTCGCGAGCTGCTAAATCCCCGCAACGCGTGGCCTGACAAAACCGCGTATGACCGCGCCGCAGCCGAATTGGCTGATCGCTTTGTAAAGAACTTTGAGAGGTTCGAAGTCTCTGATGAGATACGGGCGGCGGGACCAAGACCATCTCGTAAATAG